A window of Echeneis naucrates chromosome 13, fEcheNa1.1, whole genome shotgun sequence contains these coding sequences:
- the LOC115053146 gene encoding odorant receptor 131-2-like, whose amino-acid sequence MAGNTSLVDFEFERQSDEQIFTVQVLVMIFLCINLLLITTFFQKQCFYATTRYILFAVSLLSDSLLLFLSDILLLLTHYNVVIQVWLCVIICVVTLVYTTVTPVTLTAMTLERYVAVCMPLRHGELCSTRNNVNIVLFIHALSSVPCIVILSTIFGSASLKFYTQFQLCAVELLFIYLWQHHLRSVISQFYFLIMLIPVVISYVKIMKVAKAASGEDKQSSRKGLRTVALHGFQLLLCLIQLWCPFIEAAIVQISFTLFHNVRYFNYILFYLVPKFLSPLIYGLRDEVFFHALKKYVSFGLYKGNNIG is encoded by the coding sequence atggcTGGTAACACTTCACTGGTGGATTTTGAGTTTGAACGGCAGAGCGACGAGCAGATTTTCACTGTTCAGGTCTTGGTAAtgatttttctctgcatcaacttgttgctcatcacaaccttttttcaaaaacagtgtttCTATGCAACCACACGTTACATCTTATTTGCCGTTTCTTTACTGTCGGATagtttgttattattcttaTCTGATatcctccttctcctcaccCATTATAATGTTGTGATTcaggtttggttgtgtgtcattatctgtGTTGTGACACTTGTGTATACTACTGttacaccagtgactctgacagcaatgactctggagcgttatgtggctgtttgtatgccgctgcgtcacggagagctctgctccacacgtaataatgtaaatattgtcctcttcattcatgctctcagctctgtgccctgcATTGTTATTCTCTCCACCAtctttggatctgcatccctaaaATTTTACACCCAATTTCAGTTATGTGCAGTGgagcttcttttcatttacttatgGCAACACCATCTCAGGTCAGTTATAAGTCAGTTTTACTTCTTGATCATGCTAATACCTGTTGTGATTtcctatgttaaaataatgaaagtggccaaagctgcatcaggagaggataagcagtcatcaaggaaagggctcaggacagtggctcttcatggtttccagctgctgctctgtctcatccagctgtggtgtcccttCATAGAAGCTGCTATTGTTCAGATTAGTTTTACTTTATTCCACAATGTCAGGTATTTTAACTACatattattttatcttgtaCCAAAATTCTTGAGTCCTCTCATTTATGGTCTCAGAGATGaagttttctttcatgcactgaaAAAATATGTCTCCTTTGGGTTGTATAAAGGAAATAACATTGGATAA
- the LOC115053147 gene encoding odorant receptor 131-2-like — protein YVAVCMPLRHGELCSTRNNVNIVLFIHALSSVPCIVILSTIFGSASLKFYTQFQLCAVEFLFIYLWQHHLRSAISQFYFLIMLITVVISYVKIMKVAKAASGEDKQSSRKGLRTVALHGFQLLLCLIQLWCSFIEAALLQIDVVVFYHVRYFNYILFYLVPKFLSPLIYGLRDEVFFHALKKYVSFGLYKGNNIG, from the coding sequence tatgtggctgtttgtatgccgctgcgtcacggagagctctgctccacacgtaataatgtaaatattgtcctcttcattcatgctctcagctctgtgccctgcATTGTTATTCTCTCCACCAtctttggatctgcatccctaaaATTTTACACCCAATTTCAGTTATGTGCAGTggagtttcttttcatttacttatgGCAACACCATCTCAGGTCAGCTATAAGTCAGTTTTACTTCTTGATCATGCTAATAACTGTTGTGATTtcctatgttaaaataatgaaagtggccaaagctgcatcaggagaggataagcagtcatcaaggaaagggctcaggacagtggctcttcatggtttccagctgctgctctgtctcatccagctgtggtgttCGTTCATAGAAGCTGCATTGCTTCAgattgatgttgttgtgttttatcatgtGAGATATTTCaactatatattattttatcttgtaCCAAAATTCTTGAGTCCTCTCATTTATGGTCTCAGAGATGaagttttctttcatgcactgaaAAAATATGTCTCCTTTGGGTTGTATAAAGGAAATAACATTGGATAA